A DNA window from Arachis hypogaea cultivar Tifrunner chromosome 18, arahy.Tifrunner.gnm2.J5K5, whole genome shotgun sequence contains the following coding sequences:
- the LOC112772928 gene encoding reticulon-like protein B17 — protein MDDSSSTPQKQQDPLPMSIDSTTTTSPLRRSRTRLADRLLEPEDSPEPAVPRRRAKAGRGAQATVAAALPSPRKSRKPRRRSEPDVRDEKDAMAEEVGKPRKRRNTVRSKKEKSNPVLPPPSIPFPPTEEGEEEEEEEEEENGGDLQRVQQVVSDLIMWKDVAKSTLWFGIGSLCLLSSCFSKGLNFSIFSAMSQLAIVFLGVSFVLNTICQRNQVEKKREFKLKEDDILHLAKLILPTLNLTISVTRQLFSGEPSMTLKVAPFLLLGAEYGHFITIWRLCAIGFLISFTAPKLYSCYTEKINQRADRFTLWLLDIWCTCTHKKKLVVSALMAFWNLSSIKTRIYTAFMLLVLFRYLKQHVVQQLEKGEEQVAEEEQQQATVVAPTEEKEPPATVVAGTEEMETAQALVVARTEEMEPRQALVVSGEKEVLKLGEK, from the exons aTGGATGATTCTTCTTCTACACCACAGAAACAACAAGACCCTCTTCCCATGTCAATCGactccaccaccaccacttcGCCCCTCCGCAGGTCCAGGACACGCCTTGCCGACCGTCTTCTCGAACCGGAGGATTCGCCGGAACCCGCCGTGCCGCGGAGGAGGGCCAAGGCGGGAAGAGGGGCACAGGCGACCGTCGCGGCGGCACTGCCATCTCCCAGAAAGTCTCGGAAGCCGAGGAGGCGCTCCGAGCCTGACGTTCGGGACGAGAAGGACGCTATGGCGGAAGAGGTTGGAAAACCTAGAAAGCGAAGGAACACAGTGCGGTCCAAGAAGGAAAAATCAAACCCGGTGCTCCCACCACCTTCAATCCCATTTCCTCCAA ctgaagaaggagaagaagaagaagaagaggaagaagaagagaatggaggtGATTTGCAGCGTGTTCAGCAGGTGGTCAGTGATTTGATCATGTGGAAAGATGTGGCAAAATCAACCCTTTGGTTTGGTATTGGGTCTCTCTGCCTCTTATCTTCTTGCTTTTCCAAAGGACTCAACTTTAG CATTTTCTCGGCAATGTCACAATTGGCTATTGTTTTTCTTGGTGTCTCCTTTGTCCTAAACACAATTTGCCAAAG GAACCAGGTTGAGAAAAAGCGCGAGTTCAAGCTGAAAGAAGATGACATTTTGCACCTTGCAAAATTGATTCTGCCTACTTTGAATCTCACAATTTCAGTTACAAGACAGCTGTTTTCAGGAGAACCATCCATGACCCTCAAA GTAGCTCCTTTCCTTTTACTAGGTGCGGAATATGGACACTTTATTACAATCTGGAGGCTGTGTGCCATTG GGTTTTTAATCAGCTTCACTGCTCCAAAGCTTTATTCTTGCTACACTGAAAAGATAAACCAAAGAG CTGATCGCTTTACCTTATGGTTGTTGGACATATGGTGTACTTGTACTCACAAGAAGAAACTAGTAGTATCAGCACTTATGGCTTTCTGGAATCTTTCTTCGATAAAAACTCGAATCTACACGG CTTTTATGTTGCTGGtattatttagatatttaaagCAACATGTTGTGCAACAACTAGAAAAGGGAGAAGAACAAGTAGCTGAGGAGGAACAACAGCAGGCAACGGTGGTGGCACCAACGGAGGAAAAGGAACCACCGGCTACTGTGGTGGCAGGAACTGAGGAAATGGAAACAGCGCAGGCACTAGTGGTGGCAAGAACAGAGGAAATGGAACCACGGCAGGCATTAGTGGTTAGTGGGGAAAAAGAGGTGCTGAAACTAGGTGAAAAATAA